One window of the Cryptococcus gattii WM276 chromosome E, complete sequence genome contains the following:
- a CDS encoding Hypothetical Protein (Similar to TIGR gene model, INSD accession AAW43483.1), translated as MSDTHDSPQITDHAPHTEHSNPAPTPSSHNIPPLSSQPSQEQHNVPLHHPAQHAHIGEDEAAALAMEADMDASVMIDPSLMGDEEGFDPTTLANLAALSRIINDEDEDMQVDEMVPEPEPEDEPLETGSPREPLTREQVQEFMNQLAQRDKSKDQEDKDKDHEGNKDKDQGDAGDKDDKEGDQEEEEVRSEKGEDEYEEQGKVKGKRKRNRNVLSCTECHRRVR; from the exons ATGAGCGATACTCACGATTCCCCACAAATCACCGACCACGCCCCGCACACCGAGCACTCCAATCCGGCCCCAACTCCTTCAAGCCACAATATCCCTCCACTCTCCTCCCAACCATCACAGGAGCAACATAACGTGCCGCTACACCACCCCGCACAGCATGCACATATTGGCGAAGATGAAGCTGCTGCATTGGCCATGGAAGCAGATATGGACGCATCGGTCATGATAGATCCTTCACTCATGGGTGATGAGGAAGGCTTTGATCCGACAACGCTTGCCAATCTTGCAGCCCTTTCAAGGATCATTAATGACGAAGACGAGGATATGCAGGTAGACGAGATGGTGCCAGAGCCAGAACCGGAAGATGAACCTCTTGAGACGGGATCGCCTAGAGAGCCGCTTACCAGGGAACAGGTGCAAGAGTTTATGAACCAGCTTGCTCAAAGGGATAAGAGCAAAGATCAAGAAGATAAAGACAAGGATCATGAAGGAAATAAAGACAAGGACCAAGGCGATGCAGGCGATAAGGACGATAAAGAAGGCGAtcaggaggaagaagaggtgcGTAGtgaaaaaggagaggacGAGTACGAAGAGCAGGGGAAGGTcaaggggaagagaaagaggaacAGAAATGTTCT GAGTTGTACCG AATGCCATCGAAGAGTACGTTAA
- a CDS encoding Aspartate aminotransferase-P2, mitochondrial precursor (Transaminase A) (Similar to TIGR gene model, INSD accession AAW43921.1), with translation MGRPLSGDSSAAPGERKGLELWSSLPKASQETTVAIASAFEDDDSPSKINICTPGYRDETGKLFVPPTVRYAEKQFHSESMVSREALPIEGHAPFLDAGVKFAYGGDSHPYRHKRVAAVQAVSLTGALRLAGTFLSRFPTLPPTKTVFIPSPTTDEDVTALQDAGLEIRSFRFLDLKTGGVDWESLREDLQDAPMKSIVLLHVSGSVPSGAELTTNQWRLLASLLQEREMIPLVIMAFQGLSSGDTNRDAQALRFMVHEGLPVVLVQNFDATMGLYADSPSIVSIVTRNSEDKDRVESQLRAIGRGMWTHPSPWGAHIAHQILTDGKLHPSWLKEIRLMSNRLRSARNKLYVQLVDKLKTPGDWAHIKKANGMYCTALLPSAQTEALTAKHHIHLLPDGCFNLGSLNSSKINALSRAIDSVVREGIREAEEAQAQRLAMELALAAAKEQAAREETQREEEREAAEMRAAREEDTLLMERSIANAIERQKREEEEERKREEQRKREDEQQRKQREREEIARQAEAILATI, from the exons ATGGGTAGACCGTTGAGTGGTGACTCTAGTGCTGCCCCAGGCGAGAGGAAAGGACTAGAGCTTTGGTCATCATTACCGAAGGCCTCCCAAGAGAC GACTGTTGCCATTGCTTCGGCCTTTGAGGACGATGACTCTCCCAGCAAGATTAACATCTGCACTCCGGGGTATCGTGATGAGACAGGCAAACTTTTCGTGCCGCCTACGGTCCGTTATGCGGAGAAGCAGTTCCATAGCGAAAGCATGGTGTCAAGGGAGGCTCTGCCCATCGAAGGTCATGCGCCGTTCCTTGACGCAGGGGTAAAATTCGCCTATGGAGGCGACAGTCATCCGTATAGACATAAACGG GTCGCTGCTGTTCAAGCTGTTTCTCTCACGGGTGCTCTTCGTCTCGCTGGAACATTTCTCTCTCGCTTCCCCACACTTCCTCCCACCAAGACGGTTTTTATCCCTTCGCCAACTACTGATGAAGACGTGACTGCCCTTCAAGATGCGGGGCTCGAAATCCGTTCTTTCAGATTTCTCGATTTGAAAACTGGTGGGGTTGACTGGGAAAGCTTACGCGAGGACTTGCAAGATGCCCCGATGAAGAGCATAGTATTATTGCATGTCAGCGGAAGTGTTCCCAGTGGTGCAGAGTTGACAACTAACCAGTGGAGACTCCTGGCATCACTGTTACAA GAGCGAGAAATGATTCCCCTCGTCATTATGGCTTTCCAGGGTCTGTCATCAGGCGACACCAATCGCGACGCGCAAGCACTCCGGTTCATGGTCCACGAAGGACTTCCTGTTGTACTCGTACAAAACTTTGACGCCACCATGGGTCTCTATGCCGATTCGCCCTCCATCGTCTCCATCGTTACCCGAAATTCCGAAGATAAGGACCGGGTTGAATCACAGCTTCGAGCTATTGGCCGTGGGATGTGGACACATCCTTCGCCTTGGGGTGCTCATATTGCGCACCAAATATTGACGGATGGCAAGCTGCATCCTTCATGGTTGAAGGAGATCAGATTGATGTCAAACAGGTTGAGAAGTGCAAGAAACAAGTTGTATGTGCAGCTGGTGGACAAGTTGAAAACACCTGGGGATTGGGCTCATATAAAAAAGGCAAACGGGATGTATTG TACCGCTCTGCTGCCTTCTGCTCAAACCGAGGCGCTAACCGCCAAGCACCATATTCATTTGCTTCCCGATGGATGTTTTAACCTAGGATCCCTCAATAGTTCAAAGATCAATGCCCTCAGTCGTGCCATTGATTCTGTGGTTAGAGAAGGTATACGCGAGGCGGAAGAAGCTCAAGCCCAGCGTCTGGCCATGGAATTAGCATTGGCAGCCGCCAAAGAGCAAGCAGCAAGGGAAGAGACCcagagagaggaagaaagggagGCAGCAGAGATGCGTGCTGCGAGAGAAGAGGACACCTTGCTCATGGAGAGGAGTATTGCGAACGCTATCGAAAGGcaaaagagggaagaagaagaagagcgaaagagggaagagcaaagaaagagagaggaCGAACAGCAGAGAAAGCaaagggagagggaggagatTGCGAGACAGGCAGAGGCCATTTTGGCCACCATTTGA